One Staphylococcus simiae genomic region harbors:
- the recX gene encoding recombination regulator RecX: protein MPTISKLEVQKKNKERFNLYLDGQFEMGIDIDTLVKFNLKKGQQLEASDMQQIQQYDHYRQGLNTAIQYLSYKKRTAKEVRQYLAKAEISEQAIDDVINYCYQEKLIDHVDYAESLKNTMIRTTDKGPEIYRQKLYQVGVESSIIDQYTELYKEQQPLEDIIAIANKIMKTKKGPVTKVKQKVMQSLMQKGFDMETIQQVLNEMDFEQDEAVLDDLLQRDLEKVYTKLRKKYDQQKLIHKTIEALMRKGYKYDKIKAKLEESGIVDGTEEIE, encoded by the coding sequence ATGCCAACAATTTCTAAATTAGAAGTACAAAAAAAGAATAAAGAGCGTTTTAATTTGTATCTAGATGGACAATTTGAAATGGGTATAGATATAGATACTTTAGTCAAGTTTAATTTGAAAAAAGGACAACAACTTGAAGCATCTGATATGCAGCAGATACAACAATATGATCATTATCGCCAAGGCTTAAATACAGCAATACAGTATTTATCATATAAAAAAAGAACTGCTAAAGAAGTTAGGCAATATTTAGCAAAAGCAGAAATATCAGAACAAGCTATTGATGACGTAATCAATTATTGCTATCAAGAAAAATTAATTGATCATGTAGACTATGCGGAAAGTTTAAAAAACACTATGATTCGTACTACTGATAAAGGTCCAGAGATATATCGTCAAAAATTATATCAAGTTGGTGTAGAGTCTTCTATTATCGATCAATATACTGAATTATATAAAGAACAGCAACCACTTGAAGATATCATTGCAATAGCAAATAAAATCATGAAGACTAAAAAAGGACCAGTCACTAAAGTGAAACAAAAAGTGATGCAGTCTTTGATGCAAAAAGGATTTGACATGGAAACAATTCAACAGGTACTAAATGAGATGGATTTCGAACAAGATGAAGCAGTATTAGATGATTTGTTACAACGTGATTTAGAAAAAGTTTATACAAAACTACGTAAAAAATATGATCAACAAAAATTAATTCATAAAACAATTGAAGCACTTATGAGAAAAGGCTATAAATATGATAAAATTAAAGCTAAATTAGAAGAAAGTGGTATCGTCGATGGAACAGAAGAAATTGAGTGA
- the sgtB gene encoding glycosyltransferase, producing the protein MKRSDRYASSTKHLEQNTREPHYNTYYQPVGKPPKKKKSKKIILKITVFILVIIAIFFGVMYFLASRDNVDDLKKIENKSDFVAANNMPDYVKGAFISMEDERFYKHHGFDIKGTTRALFSTISDHDVQGGSTITQQVVKNYYYDNGRSFTRKVKELFVAHRVEKQYSKDEILSFYLNNIYFGDNQYTIESAANHYFGATVNKNNTMMPHLTVLQSAILASKVNAPSVYDINDMSNNFRQRISTNLEKMKQQAYISNAQYQEAMSQLNH; encoded by the coding sequence ATGAAAAGAAGCGATAGATACGCAAGCTCTACAAAACATTTAGAGCAGAACACACGCGAACCTCACTATAATACTTATTATCAACCAGTTGGTAAACCACCAAAGAAAAAGAAAAGTAAAAAAATTATATTAAAAATTACTGTCTTCATTTTAGTTATCATTGCAATATTTTTTGGTGTCATGTATTTTCTTGCGTCACGTGATAACGTTGATGATTTAAAGAAAATTGAGAATAAAAGTGATTTTGTAGCAGCAAACAATATGCCTGATTATGTTAAAGGTGCATTTATTTCCATGGAGGATGAAAGATTTTACAAGCACCATGGTTTCGATATTAAAGGAACGACAAGAGCACTATTTTCCACTATTAGCGATCATGATGTTCAGGGTGGTAGTACAATCACTCAACAAGTTGTTAAAAATTATTATTATGATAATGGTCGTTCATTTACTCGAAAGGTAAAAGAATTGTTTGTAGCACATCGAGTAGAGAAACAGTATAGTAAAGATGAAATATTAAGCTTCTATTTAAATAATATATATTTCGGTGACAATCAATATACGATTGAAAGTGCAGCAAATCATTATTTTGGAGCTACAGTTAACAAAAATAACACTATGATGCCACATTTAACAGTACTACAAAGTGCTATTTTAGCTAGTAAAGTTAATGCGCCGAGTGTTTATGATATTAATGATATGTCTAATAATTTTAGACAACGTATTAGTACGAATTTAGAAAAAATGAAACAACAAGCGTATATTTCTAATGCTCAATATCAAGAAGCGATGTCACAATTAAATCATTAA
- the ltrA gene encoding group II intron reverse transcriptase/maturase, producing MYRESPSMMELVVRENNIQKAIKKVKKNNGAPGIDGMRVSELTSHFAKYFPQIKQKLLDGTYKPQAVRKVEIPKSNGKKRVLGIPVARDRVIQQAIKQVIEPSIDRTFSKHSHGFRPNRSTGTALKECATYYEEGYLVAVDCDLKQCFDMLNHDKLMYLFERHVQDKAISKFIRRSLQVGAIDLNGNYRSREIGAPQGGVISPLLCNIYLHELDNELEKRGHRFVRYADDFVIFVRTKRAGQRVMESVTKFIEKDLKLIVNSEKSKVGSITRLKFLSCLMTKVNGTYRFRPTMEARRNLKRTLRRLTKRNRPGTFKEIISEINQVTRGWINYFGKGFITGFVTKLQSWLNRRIRQLILKRWKRIKTKYKMLRKYGLDHKSAMKIANSRKKYWRLSSTHEVHRALTTKRLYKWGLEPLTQLAETAYARY from the coding sequence ATGTATCGTGAGTCTCCATCTATGATGGAGCTTGTTGTAAGAGAGAATAATATACAAAAAGCAATTAAGAAAGTGAAGAAAAACAACGGTGCACCTGGCATCGATGGCATGCGAGTAAGTGAATTAACATCACATTTCGCAAAATACTTTCCACAAATTAAACAAAAACTGCTTGATGGCACGTATAAGCCACAAGCAGTAAGAAAGGTTGAAATACCTAAATCAAATGGGAAAAAGCGCGTGCTTGGAATCCCTGTCGCAAGAGACAGAGTTATCCAACAAGCCATTAAACAAGTCATTGAACCTAGTATCGACCGTACTTTCTCAAAACACAGTCATGGCTTTAGACCGAATCGTAGTACAGGAACTGCACTTAAAGAATGTGCAACATACTATGAAGAAGGTTACTTAGTTGCAGTTGATTGTGATTTAAAACAGTGCTTTGATATGTTGAACCATGATAAATTAATGTATCTATTTGAACGACATGTTCAAGATAAAGCCATTTCTAAATTTATTCGTAGAAGCCTACAGGTTGGTGCAATCGACCTCAATGGTAATTATCGAAGTAGAGAAATAGGTGCACCGCAAGGTGGTGTTATTTCCCCGTTACTTTGTAATATTTATCTTCACGAATTAGATAATGAATTGGAGAAACGTGGTCATCGCTTTGTTCGTTATGCAGATGACTTCGTCATCTTTGTACGTACAAAACGAGCGGGTCAACGTGTCATGGAAAGTGTGACAAAGTTTATCGAAAAAGACCTTAAACTTATTGTAAATAGTGAAAAGAGCAAGGTAGGTTCTATCACACGTTTAAAGTTCTTGAGTTGTCTAATGACCAAAGTAAATGGCACTTATCGTTTCAGACCGACTATGGAAGCAAGAAGAAATTTAAAACGCACCTTAAGACGTCTAACGAAACGAAATAGACCAGGTACCTTTAAAGAGATTATATCAGAAATTAATCAAGTAACACGAGGGTGGATAAATTACTTTGGTAAAGGATTTATTACAGGTTTTGTAACGAAGTTACAATCATGGTTAAACCGACGCATTAGACAACTAATCCTCAAAAGATGGAAAAGAATAAAAACCAAATATAAGATGTTACGTAAGTATGGACTTGACCATAAGAGTGCAATGAAAATTGCCAATTCAAGAAAGAAATACTGGCGCTTATCATCAACGCATGAAGTTCATCGTGCACTTACAACAAAACGTCTCTACAAGTGGGGGTTAGAACCATTAACCCAACTCGCAGAGACGGCTTACGCAAGATATTGA
- a CDS encoding siderophore ABC transporter substrate-binding protein: protein MKKVLFVILCLTVMLSACSTNSNDKKDEKQKTVTIKQTYEFKEKNKDHNKGKVKTEMTKVPVNPKRVAVMDYGALDVMKSLKLQNRIVAVSKGQGSSLLPESLNEFKDKKYTNLGNPGKPDYDQLAKTKPDLIFASFRQAHTQTLDEMKKAAPKAKIVFVSPDNDNYLQSIKHNTKNIGKIFNKEQQTDKLITKLNNKVEETKKAINDERVLFLNVDDKGIKAFADSGRFGGFLNKDLGIKHADSNMKPNSSGTIISNEYLEKLNPDKIFVIDRTKSSTQHKKQIPQALNNPVIKNVKAVKQHNVTPFDSNTWFFGEGGINLTIEQLDNIQKAYQK from the coding sequence TTGAAAAAAGTATTATTTGTTATTCTTTGTCTTACTGTAATGTTGTCAGCTTGTAGTACTAATTCAAATGACAAAAAGGATGAAAAACAAAAAACTGTAACTATAAAGCAGACTTATGAATTCAAAGAAAAGAATAAAGATCATAATAAAGGAAAGGTGAAAACTGAAATGACTAAAGTTCCTGTAAATCCTAAGCGAGTTGCAGTTATGGATTATGGTGCTTTAGACGTTATGAAATCTTTGAAATTACAAAATAGAATCGTTGCAGTATCTAAAGGTCAAGGATCATCTCTTTTACCAGAAAGTTTAAATGAATTTAAGGATAAGAAATATACTAACTTGGGTAATCCCGGCAAACCAGATTACGATCAATTAGCTAAAACGAAACCAGATTTAATATTTGCCTCTTTTAGACAAGCACATACACAGACTTTAGATGAAATGAAAAAGGCTGCACCTAAAGCTAAAATTGTCTTTGTCAGTCCGGATAATGATAATTATTTACAATCTATAAAGCATAACACAAAAAATATTGGCAAAATTTTTAACAAAGAGCAACAAACAGATAAATTAATCACTAAATTAAATAATAAAGTTGAAGAAACAAAAAAAGCGATTAACGATGAACGTGTATTATTCTTAAACGTAGATGATAAGGGTATTAAAGCATTTGCAGATAGTGGTAGATTCGGTGGCTTTTTAAATAAAGATTTAGGTATAAAACATGCTGATTCAAACATGAAACCAAATTCATCTGGTACAATCATTTCAAATGAATATCTTGAAAAACTTAACCCAGATAAAATATTTGTTATTGATAGAACAAAAAGTTCAACTCAACATAAAAAACAAATTCCTCAAGCATTAAACAACCCTGTAATCAAAAATGTAAAAGCAGTTAAACAACATAATGTAACTCCTTTTGATAGTAATACATGGTTTTTCGGTGAGGGTGGAATCAATTTAACTATTGAACAGTTAGATAATATACAAAAAGCATATCAAAAATAA
- a CDS encoding type 1 glutamine amidotransferase domain-containing protein produces the protein MTKKVAVILANEFEDIEYTSPKEALENAGFETEVIGDTANSEVVGKHGEKVNVDVSIADAKPQNYDALLIPGGFSPDHLRGDAEGRYGTFAKYFTKNDVPAFAICHGPQILIDTDDLNGRTLTAVLNVRKDLSNAGAQVVDESVVVDNNIVTSRTPDDLDDFNREIVKQLQD, from the coding sequence ATGACTAAAAAAGTAGCAGTAATTCTAGCAAATGAATTTGAAGATATAGAATATACAAGTCCAAAAGAAGCATTAGAAAATGCAGGATTTGAAACAGAAGTCATCGGTGATACAGCTAACAGTGAAGTCGTTGGTAAACATGGTGAAAAAGTAAATGTAGACGTAAGTATTGCTGATGCGAAACCACAAAATTACGATGCATTATTAATTCCTGGTGGATTTTCTCCAGATCATCTACGTGGCGATGCTGAAGGACGTTATGGTACATTTGCAAAATACTTTACTAAAAATGATGTTCCAGCGTTTGCTATATGCCATGGACCACAAATTTTAATTGATACTGATGATTTAAACGGACGTACATTGACTGCCGTATTAAATGTACGTAAAGATTTATCAAATGCAGGTGCACAAGTAGTGGATGAATCAGTTGTAGTTGATAACAACATTGTGACAAGCCGTACACCTGATGATTTAGATGATTTTAATAGAGAAATCGTTAAACAATTACAAGATTAA
- a CDS encoding SE1561 family protein — protein MDEQQTIDQIKTRLNKFIEDIDHVNPDEVRVEDIDEWIGLLDQLEEKVKQVSK, from the coding sequence ATGGATGAACAACAAACAATCGACCAAATTAAAACGCGTTTAAATAAATTTATTGAGGATATTGACCATGTCAATCCTGATGAAGTTCGTGTTGAAGATATAGATGAATGGATTGGATTGTTAGATCAATTAGAAGAAAAAGTGAAACAAGTATCAAAATAA
- the yfkAB gene encoding radical SAM/CxCxxxxC motif protein YfkAB produces the protein MNSVNIKQPISIYNDPWEAYNDMQQYDKLTLSNIEFTTTNLCNMRCSHCAVGYTLQTSDPEPLDMDLIYRRLDEIPHLRTMSITGGEPMFSKKSIRNVVKPLLKYAHERGIYIQMNSNLTLPQDRYLDIAEYIDVMHISHNWGTTDEFATVGFGAMQKQPPLKAKLKLYDQMIDNARTLSEQGMFVSAETMLNQSTLPYLQKIHHEIVHDMKCSRHEIHPMYPADFASQLNVLSLAEMKKAINDLLDFRNEDIWMLFGTLPVFPCINDDNDQQLLRRLRTARNVTTRNDPDGRSRLNVNVFTGNVIVTDFGDETGTISNIKQDKLTDVFDKWLNSNLAQSLNCHCSEFNCLGPNILVKNMYYPNMDFKENERMMHSKPQIVQQ, from the coding sequence ATGAATAGCGTCAACATAAAGCAACCAATTAGCATTTATAATGACCCCTGGGAAGCATATAATGATATGCAACAATACGACAAATTAACTCTAAGTAATATTGAATTTACAACAACAAATTTATGTAATATGCGTTGTAGTCATTGTGCCGTAGGTTACACATTGCAAACGTCAGATCCCGAACCATTAGATATGGATTTGATATATCGTCGACTAGATGAAATACCTCATTTGCGTACAATGTCAATTACAGGTGGAGAACCAATGTTTTCCAAAAAATCAATTAGAAACGTTGTTAAACCCTTATTAAAATATGCACATGAGCGTGGTATTTATATTCAAATGAATTCCAACTTAACTTTACCTCAAGATAGGTATTTAGATATCGCTGAATATATCGATGTCATGCATATCTCTCATAACTGGGGAACAACTGACGAATTTGCTACTGTTGGATTTGGGGCTATGCAAAAGCAACCTCCACTAAAAGCAAAATTAAAACTGTATGATCAAATGATAGATAATGCGCGTACATTATCTGAACAAGGTATGTTTGTGTCAGCTGAAACCATGCTTAATCAAAGCACATTACCATATCTACAAAAAATTCATCATGAAATCGTTCATGATATGAAATGTAGTCGTCATGAAATTCATCCTATGTATCCAGCTGACTTTGCTAGCCAACTGAATGTGTTATCGTTAGCCGAAATGAAAAAAGCAATTAATGATCTCTTAGATTTTAGAAATGAAGATATTTGGATGTTATTTGGTACATTGCCTGTCTTCCCTTGTATAAACGATGACAATGATCAACAGTTGTTACGTCGCTTAAGAACAGCACGTAATGTAACGACTAGAAATGACCCTGATGGTCGCAGTCGCTTAAACGTAAATGTATTTACAGGTAATGTGATTGTAACGGATTTTGGTGATGAAACTGGTACTATTTCTAATATTAAACAAGATAAATTAACTGATGTATTTGATAAATGGCTCAATAGTAATTTAGCTCAATCACTTAATTGTCACTGTTCGGAATTTAATTGTCTCGGGCCAAATATATTAGTTAAAAATATGTATTATCCAAATATGGATTTTAAAGAAAATGAACGTATGATGCACTCAAAACCACAAATTGTGCAACAATAA
- a CDS encoding acyl-CoA thioesterase — translation MSKNDRPMKSMSASKCYKNRQVFPQDTNHHHTMFGGTLMANIDEIAAITAMKHAGAQVVTASTDSVDFLKPIKTGDILQYVAMVSYAGTSSMEVVVQIRIDDVFNNTQELAALSFLTFVALDDNDRPKNVPGVYPEDDVEKWFFETAPQRVERRKARRIESKQTIEYLAKVQHIND, via the coding sequence ATGAGTAAAAATGATAGACCAATGAAGTCTATGTCTGCTTCAAAATGTTATAAAAATAGACAAGTATTTCCACAGGATACGAATCACCATCATACTATGTTTGGTGGTACATTAATGGCAAATATCGATGAAATTGCAGCTATTACTGCAATGAAACATGCAGGTGCACAAGTTGTCACAGCATCAACTGATTCTGTAGATTTTTTAAAGCCAATTAAGACAGGTGATATTCTACAATATGTTGCTATGGTGTCTTATGCAGGTACAAGTTCAATGGAAGTTGTAGTTCAAATCCGTATTGATGATGTGTTTAACAATACACAAGAACTTGCAGCGCTAAGTTTTCTAACATTTGTAGCTTTAGACGATAATGATAGACCCAAAAATGTTCCAGGAGTATATCCTGAAGATGATGTAGAAAAATGGTTTTTTGAAACAGCACCACAACGTGTTGAAAGAAGGAAGGCACGACGTATTGAAAGTAAGCAAACGATAGAATATTTAGCTAAAGTACAACATATTAATGATTAG
- a CDS encoding aminopeptidase yields MTNYQHKLQQYAELLVKVGLNVQPEQPVFIRSSVETLELTHLIVAEAYKNGASDVRVEYSDPTLKRLKYENESETYFMNNDVKQYDVDARMDYVSRGAANLALISEDPYLMEGIDSNKLQAAQQQYSRAYKGYMEGVQKNAFPWVVAAFPSKAWAHRVYPDLPIEEAYSKFIDEVFEIVRVDGQDPIENWHQHIKNLSVYSNKLQQKNYKALHYVSEGTDLVVGLPQSHIWEDATSYVNNNGPSFIANIPTEEVFTAPDRLRVNGYVTNKLPLSHNGTIIDGFTLTFENGEIIRVQAQQGEEVLKDLINTDEGSKYLGEVALVPYDSPISNKNTIFYNTLFDENASCHLAIGSAYGFNVKGGTEMTTEEKLASGLNDSNVHVDFMIGSSDLNIYGILEDGREELVFKDGNWADF; encoded by the coding sequence ATGACAAATTATCAACACAAATTACAACAATATGCAGAATTACTTGTAAAAGTTGGGTTGAATGTTCAACCAGAACAACCTGTTTTCATTAGATCATCTGTTGAAACATTAGAATTAACACATTTAATTGTTGCAGAAGCGTACAAAAATGGTGCATCGGATGTACGTGTTGAATATAGCGATCCTACTTTAAAACGTTTAAAATATGAAAATGAATCTGAAACATATTTTATGAATAATGATGTAAAGCAATATGATGTAGATGCGAGAATGGATTACGTTTCAAGAGGAGCAGCTAATTTAGCATTAATCAGTGAAGATCCATATTTAATGGAAGGTATTGATAGTAACAAACTACAAGCTGCACAACAACAATATTCAAGAGCTTATAAAGGATATATGGAAGGTGTTCAAAAAAATGCATTTCCGTGGGTGGTAGCGGCATTTCCATCTAAAGCATGGGCACATCGTGTTTATCCAGATTTACCTATTGAAGAAGCATATAGTAAATTTATCGATGAAGTATTTGAAATTGTGCGCGTTGATGGGCAAGATCCAATTGAAAATTGGCACCAACATATTAAAAATCTAAGTGTCTATTCTAATAAGTTACAACAAAAAAATTATAAAGCATTACATTACGTGTCAGAAGGTACTGATTTAGTAGTTGGATTACCACAAAGTCATATATGGGAAGATGCGACGAGTTATGTTAATAATAATGGTCCATCATTCATTGCTAATATACCAACTGAAGAAGTGTTTACAGCACCAGATCGTTTAAGAGTAAATGGCTATGTTACTAATAAATTACCACTTAGTCATAATGGCACAATTATTGATGGTTTCACATTAACATTTGAAAATGGAGAAATTATTCGTGTACAAGCACAACAAGGTGAAGAAGTATTGAAAGATTTAATTAATACTGATGAAGGTTCTAAATATTTAGGTGAAGTTGCTTTGGTACCATATGATTCACCAATATCAAATAAAAATACTATTTTTTATAACACATTATTTGATGAAAATGCCTCATGTCATTTGGCAATCGGTTCAGCATATGGTTTCAATGTTAAAGGTGGAACTGAAATGACGACTGAAGAAAAATTAGCAAGTGGATTGAATGATTCTAATGTACACGTTGATTTTATGATTGGTAGTAGTGACTTGAATATATACGGTATTTTAGAGGATGGTAGAGAAGAATTAGTCTTTAAAGATGGTAATTGGGCCGATTTTTAA
- a CDS encoding DUF1128 family protein: MTNEDKVLAIRQKLNIVNQGLLDPEKYKNANEEEITEIYDFVQSRDRLSPSEVTAIADALGQLRQD; the protein is encoded by the coding sequence ATGACAAATGAAGATAAAGTTCTAGCAATTAGACAAAAATTAAATATCGTTAATCAAGGTTTATTAGATCCTGAAAAATATAAAAATGCGAATGAAGAAGAAATAACTGAAATATACGATTTTGTACAATCAAGAGACAGATTATCACCAAGTGAAGTGACTGCAATTGCAGATGCATTAGGTCAATTACGTCAGGATTAA
- a CDS encoding low molecular weight protein-tyrosine-phosphatase, whose protein sequence is MIDVAFVCLGNICRSPMAEAIMRQRLQDRQINDIKVHSRGTGSWNLGEPPHKGTQQILDQHHIPYNGMISELFEPTDDFDYIIAMDQSNVDNIKSINPNLKGQLFKLLEFSNMEESDVPDPYYTNNFEGVYDMVLSSCDNLIDYIVKDANLKEG, encoded by the coding sequence ATGATAGATGTAGCTTTTGTTTGTCTTGGTAATATTTGTCGCTCACCAATGGCAGAAGCAATTATGCGACAACGATTACAAGATAGACAAATTAATGATATTAAAGTGCATTCTCGAGGAACAGGTAGTTGGAATCTTGGTGAGCCACCTCATAAAGGAACTCAACAAATTTTAGACCAACACCATATTCCATATAATGGTATGATTAGTGAGTTATTCGAACCAACTGATGATTTTGATTATATTATTGCTATGGATCAAAGTAATGTCGATAATATCAAATCTATCAACCCTAATTTAAAGGGACAATTGTTCAAACTGTTAGAATTTAGTAATATGGAAGAAAGTGATGTGCCTGACCCATACTACACGAATAATTTTGAAGGTGTGTATGACATGGTATTATCATCTTGTGATAACTTAATTGATTACATCGTCAAAGATGCAAATTTGAAAGAGGGGTAA
- a CDS encoding YtxH domain-containing protein has product MKNKLVPGILIGAVIGGVATLADKSTRDSLVQSFKDAKNGNRSRKPSKITNIKDEVLYWKDVVEEIRRNNPELERSLKDAKDTFVNRKNQR; this is encoded by the coding sequence ATGAAAAACAAATTAGTTCCTGGTATATTAATTGGTGCCGTTATCGGTGGTGTTGCAACTTTAGCTGATAAATCTACACGTGATAGTTTAGTACAATCATTTAAAGATGCTAAAAATGGCAACCGTAGTCGTAAACCATCTAAAATAACTAACATTAAAGATGAAGTTTTATACTGGAAAGACGTTGTAGAAGAAATCCGTCGTAACAACCCAGAATTAGAACGTTCTCTTAAAGATGCTAAAGATACATTTGTTAACAGAAAAAATCAACGTTAA
- a CDS encoding YihY/virulence factor BrkB family protein, producing MSKKDATSSKFLNSIKNGQDDHNDKKSSSSKIKVDRTYVEPQQFQSKDTKKDDQVLFVSRLNKPAKYKKDSNFLSYLIYRIGKDDASGLAAQMTYHFVLALFPMLIFLLTLLPFFNIKQSQITEMLSNAPADTSTLIKGVINDVTQNSSGGLLSVGLILAIWSASNGMTAIMNSFNVAYDVEDSRNGIVLKLLSVLFTIVMGVVFVVALALPTLGSVISHFLFGPLGLDDEVRWIFNLIRIGLPIIIIFIVFIVLYSVAPNVKTKIKSVLPGAIFTSVIWLVGSFGFGWYISNFGNYSKTYGSIAGIIILLLWLYITSFIIIVGAEINAIIHQRNVIKGKTPEEAALQHDDNNQNHYNEDTKYQYNNDANNTHNKEYHIDKHPDDEYPEDDKNIAEKVIDKFKKD from the coding sequence ATGTCAAAAAAAGACGCTACATCTTCCAAATTTCTTAATTCTATTAAGAATGGCCAAGATGATCATAATGACAAAAAAAGTAGTTCATCTAAAATAAAAGTAGATCGTACGTATGTTGAACCTCAACAATTTCAATCTAAGGATACTAAAAAAGATGATCAAGTACTTTTTGTGTCAAGATTAAACAAGCCAGCAAAGTATAAAAAAGATTCAAACTTTTTATCTTATCTAATTTACCGTATTGGTAAAGATGATGCATCAGGGCTTGCTGCTCAAATGACTTATCACTTTGTGTTAGCACTCTTCCCTATGCTTATCTTCCTTTTAACTTTGTTACCATTTTTCAATATTAAACAAAGTCAAATAACTGAGATGCTTAGTAATGCACCTGCAGATACGTCTACGTTAATCAAAGGCGTTATTAACGATGTCACACAAAATTCCAGTGGCGGTCTATTATCAGTCGGTTTGATTTTAGCGATTTGGTCCGCTTCAAATGGAATGACAGCAATTATGAACTCATTTAATGTTGCATATGATGTTGAAGATAGCCGTAATGGTATCGTCTTAAAACTATTGAGTGTTTTATTCACTATTGTTATGGGTGTCGTTTTTGTAGTAGCCTTAGCATTACCAACTTTAGGTTCAGTTATTAGTCATTTCTTATTTGGACCACTAGGACTAGATGATGAAGTAAGATGGATATTTAATTTAATTCGTATTGGTTTACCAATTATCATAATATTTATTGTATTTATTGTGTTATATTCAGTAGCACCTAATGTTAAGACTAAAATTAAATCTGTATTACCTGGTGCTATTTTCACTTCAGTTATATGGTTAGTAGGTTCATTTGGATTTGGTTGGTACATTTCAAATTTTGGTAACTACTCTAAAACATATGGTAGTATTGCCGGAATCATTATATTGTTACTTTGGTTATATATTACAAGCTTTATTATCATTGTTGGTGCTGAGATTAATGCTATTATTCATCAACGTAATGTGATTAAAGGGAAAACACCTGAAGAAGCTGCATTGCAACACGACGATAATAACCAAAATCATTATAATGAAGATACTAAATATCAATATAATAATGATGCTAATAATACGCATAACAAAGAATATCATATTGATAAACATCCAGACGATGAATATCCCGAAGATGATAAAAACATAGCCGAAAAAGTCATAGATAAATTTAAAAAAGATTAA
- the vraR gene encoding response regulator transcription factor VraR, giving the protein MTIKVLFVDDHEMVRIGISSYLSTQSDIEVVGEGESGKDAISKAHDLNPDLILMDLLMEDMDGVEATTQIKKDLPHIKVLMLTSFIEDNEVYRALDAGVDSYILKTTSAKDIADAVRKTYNGESVFEPEVLVKMRNRMKKRAELYEMLTEREMEILLLIAKGYSNQEIASASHITIKTVKTHVSNILSKLEVQDRTQAVIYAFQHNLIQ; this is encoded by the coding sequence ATGACGATTAAAGTATTATTTGTGGATGACCATGAAATGGTTCGTATCGGTATTTCTAGTTATTTATCAACACAAAGTGATATAGAAGTAGTAGGTGAAGGTGAATCAGGTAAGGATGCTATATCGAAGGCACATGACTTGAATCCGGACTTAATTTTAATGGATTTATTAATGGAAGATATGGATGGTGTCGAAGCTACTACTCAAATAAAAAAAGACTTACCACATATTAAAGTATTAATGCTAACAAGCTTTATAGAAGATAATGAAGTTTATCGTGCTTTGGATGCTGGCGTTGATAGTTATATTTTAAAAACAACAAGTGCTAAAGATATTGCTGATGCTGTACGTAAAACATATAATGGGGAATCTGTTTTTGAACCTGAAGTATTAGTAAAAATGCGTAATCGTATGAAAAAACGAGCTGAATTATATGAAATGTTAACAGAACGAGAAATGGAAATATTGTTACTTATTGCTAAAGGCTATTCCAATCAGGAAATCGCTAGTGCATCACATATCACCATAAAAACAGTTAAAACTCATGTAAGTAACATATTAAGTAAATTGGAAGTACAAGATAGAACACAAGCTGTTATTTATGCATTCCAACATAATTTAATTCAATAA